A genomic window from Arvicanthis niloticus isolate mArvNil1 chromosome 25, mArvNil1.pat.X, whole genome shotgun sequence includes:
- the Rars2 gene encoding putative arginine--tRNA ligase, mitochondrial isoform X2, giving the protein MQFGLLGTGFQLFGYEEKLQANPLQHLFDVYVQVNKEAMDDKNVTKSAHEFFHRLELGDTQALSLWQRFRDLSIEEYTQIYKRLGIYFDEYSGESFYREKSQDVLKLLDSKGLLQKTEKGNVVVDLSGTGDLSSVCTVMRSDGTSLYATRDLAAAIHRMDKYNFDTMIYVADKGQKRHFQQVFQMLEIMGYDWAERCQYVPFGVVKGMKTRRGDVTFLEDVLNEVQSRMLQNMASIKTTKKMENPQETAERVGLAALIIQDFRGLLLSDYQFSWDRVFQSRGDTGVFLQYTHARLCSLEETFGCGYLNDFNVACLQEPQSVSILQHLLRFDEVLYTSSQDLQPKHIVSYLLTLSHLAAVAHKTLQVKDSPPDVAAARLHLFKAVRSVLANGMKLLGITPVCRM; this is encoded by the exons GGTTGCTGGGAACTGGTTTCCAGCTGTTTGGCTATGAAGAGAAACTCCAGGCCAATCCTTTACAGCATCTCTTTGAT GTTTATGTACAAGTTAATAAAGAAGCGATGGAtgataaaaatgtaacaaaatcaGCACACGAGTTCTTCCACCGACTAGAACTGGGTGATACGCAGGCACTGTCACTGTGGCAGAGATTCCGGGACTTGAGCATTGAAGAATACACCCAGATTTACAAG CGTCTTGGAATATACTTTGATGAATATTCAGGAGAATCATTTTATCGTGAAAAATCTCAAGATGTCTTAAAGTTGCTTGACAGCAAAGGACTTCTACAGAAAACAGA AAAGGGAAACGTCGTAGTAGATCTCTCCGGGACTGGCGacctctcttctgtctgcaccGTAATGCGAAGTGACGGGACTTCTCTCTATGCAACCAG GGACCTTGCAGCTGCTATACATCGCATGGACAAGTACAATTTTGACACAATGATTTATGTC gcAGACAAAGGGCAAAAAAGGCATTTTCAGCAAGTGTTCCAAATGCTGGAGATCATGGGCTATGACTGGGCAGAAAG GTGCCAGTATGTACCCTTTGGAGTAGTAAAGGGAATGAAGACTCGAAGAGGAGATGTCACTTTTCTGGAAGATGTCTTAAATGAGGTTCAATCAAGGATGCTACAGAACATGGCTTCTATTAAGA caacaaaaaaaatggaaaacccTCAGGAGACTGCAGAGAGGGTGGGGCTTGCAGCTCTCATCATCCAG GACTTCAGAGGCTTGCTCTTATCCGACTATCAGTTCAGTTGGGATCGTGTTTTCCAGAGTCGTGGAGACACTGGAGTCTTCCTGCAGTATACCCATGCCCGCCTCTGTAG TCTGGAAGAGACTTTTGGATGTGGGTATCTCAACGACTTCAATGTTGCTTGTTTGCAAGAGCCACAGTCTGTTTCCATTCTCCAGCATCTTCTCAG GTTCGATGAGGTACTTTATACATCATCTCAGGACCTACAGCCAAAGCACATCGTTAGTTACCTCTTAACTCTAAG TCACCTTGCAGCTGTGGCACATAAAACACTCCAAGTGAAAGACAGTCCTCCTGATGTGGCTGCG GCCAGACTTCATCTTTTCAAAGCTGTTCGTTCTGTCTTAGCCAATGGAATGAAACTTCTTGGAATTACACCTGTATGTAGAATGTAA